The region TAGTTAAtccaaatatgtattatttgtgATCGTGGACCTTATTAATTGTTAATCTCCAACAATGataccaaatttggtgttttggtgtCAAAACTTTTTGGTCATCTCTAACAATGAcaccaaaaatattatatattgtttgatatttcagttttaatttttgtaaatttttattgtttgtgattgataaataattattatatcacatttagattattatttatatttttattatttgtaagtgataaataataatggtcatttaataatttattttgaacaaaaaaattaatattttaattatgtgaaattaaatttaaaatataaatagtacaatatattcatgtttaattacaaatttaatagtaattgaattatattattaaaagaaatataataaaatatatattttaaagatttggTGTGATAAATAGTGTTATACTAATTTGGTATAACATTATTCGCATtatacaccaaatttggtgggaTGGTGTTAAATTTGGTATTCCGACAATGGAGATGGTTAGAACATATATTGGATATGCGAATGGTGGGACAACTTATTCGTAGTCAAACATTACATATGCTATTTATACGAGTTAAAGTTTACAAGCTATCATGAAATTaggagaaaagaagaagaaaaaaggggTGAAGTGGAGTCCTTTTTGCTTTATTGAGATGATCACTGGTctttagtcaaaaaaataaaaatataggctCCTCGTGCAGAAAACATGACTTGATATGATAATGTTGAATATGATTTGATCATGTTGGGATACATGTgcaaaaatagaaagaaaagtTAAATTAAACATTAATTTAGCTAAAACTAGAGTACATAATAAAGCTCATAGGAAAGTGAAGCTTAATAACATAGTCTGGAATTATGATACCGTAATGTATATTCATGACTCTTAGTTAGCCTAATACGAAAAAgattattttaactaaaaaacagAGTGAATTGTAAACAATAGATCGGATAAGTTAATAATGAGAAGATTGAAAGAGCATATTAACCCgaattcttgttttgttttttttctttacatttttttggttaagaaccgattcttatatcttttatttaagaaattgttcttaatttttattagttaaaagcGAAAAAATGGTTTTTAGCCGAAACTAAAAACTTGGTCTTAAGAGTTCAAGTTAATCATGGTGTAAAGCGGACAAATAATAAAGAAAGGGAATTAAAAGGGGGGggttgaaaaaggaaaagaaaagcaACTTGTGCGTCTGACGTCAGCAAAGGAGTGGGACCCGTCCCGCTTTCGCTCTAATTCTGCTTGGGGATGCGAAAGAAACAAAACGGAAGTCTTCTAATGGGCCCCACAAACAGGATTACAGACCACACGATCGTATTAACTCCTCAATAGAATTTAATCTGGACCGTGCGATCCCCTCAAGAAGCCATCATCACTCTCTTACTCTCAAGCGGCGAGGCGAGAGAGAGATTCTCTGCAACTTTCGTCGatcccttcttcttctctctctctcttgatcaAAAACTTTTATCGAATTTCGTTTTAATTGAGCTACGTAATCTTGAATTCTGCAGCGTGTTGGTATTGCTTCTACTTAACGTTGTTTGTTTGttccctttcttttttttttttttggcttttcaGAGATATTTTTCTATGTTCTTCTTCCCCGAAGATAACAGCAGGAGTTTGATATAGATGAAAATGGTGAAAAGCTGGGGTGGAGTTAAATAGATTAATGTGTTGGTATGTTCCCTTTCTCTCAACTTCCCTCCCTGAAATGCTTCCTCCATTACCTTTTGCTTTTGAATTGAGTCAAGTGAGcaaaaagtttctattttattttattttatatgtgtaGAAGAAATGGGTACAAGAAGCGATCTCAGAGGCTTTCTTAAACAGAGCCAAAAGACATCAGATGGGAGATCATCGAAAGGAATGTGATGAGGTTGTGAAATACATGTCAAAGTTGCCGCCCTATCTccaaggaggagaagaagaaagcaatGTTTTGAATGTTGGAGTCTTGGACTGGTCTCGTCTTGAGAAATGGAAGCAGAAATGTGAGAGAAGAGTGTcttctactactactactactttaGCAACACTTCCCAATGCCTCCTCTCATCGCATTCACAGGTGTAAGATTGGTGACCACCAAGTGCATGCTGGTTCCAATCTCCGTAAAAAAGTGAAAGCTTCCCGGGATCTTCAACTCGGAGTTAGATGCAACTCGgagtttgcttcttcttctaggGATTCACCAAATAAGCAGGAAATGCCAACCTGCAGCTATAATAAGTCCTCTGCCAGAGATGAAGAAAGAGTAAATAAGAGCAGAAGATCGCCTTCTTCATCAGGTCTATTGTCAACGATGGGAAACTCTTGGGGATCGCTAGGCACAAAGGAGACTGAGAAGAGAGCACAAGAAGAAGCTAAAGAAAGCCGGAAACAATGTGTTGTTGACAAGTTAAATAGAGAGGACAAGACCGTTGTTCTCCTGCGATCAAGACGAAGCACCCTTTCTAGTCAACCACCCCCACTGGATCATAACGCTTCTAAAGTAGCAGCAAGTGAGCTTCTCGACTCTAGCTCTTTACAGTTGACATCTCGACTTCCTCCTCGTTCCTGTCCACTCTCTTTCCACTTTGGCAGAGATTCTGAAGATATCATGTTGCTGCCTCTTCTCGGTGGTGTTGatctttctccttctagtgggACAACAAGGCACTCAAAGACTGCTTCTTCGAGGATATTTGATCAACAAGACAAGATCAGACATGATAATACTTCACCAAGCAAGCGTTTTAGTTTCAGCTTCGGTCGTCTCAGCAGAAGTTTCACCTTCAGAGAAGATTCATCAGCTACTGATTCTATGAGATTTGATGGTTTAGCTTGTCCATCTCATCAGTCAAGCAATACGGAGGAGGAGAAGCACAACACTCACGGTGGTGGATCTCGGGTTAGCCCTCTTAGAAGACTTCTTGACCCTTTACTGATGAAACCCAAAGTCTCAACTTCTTCCAATCAAGATGAAAAGAAGAAGCAGTCGAGAACACGAGCTCTTTTACAGCTAACGATCAGAAACGGCATCCCTCTATTTCAATTTGTGGTCGATGATGACAACCTCAACAACAAGAGCAGGAGCATCCTAGGGGCTACAATGAAAAGCTCTGATTCATCGTTCAAAGACGAAGATTCTGTTAAGTACTGCACATTCTACTCAGTTAATgaagtcaaaaagaaaaaaagcggAAGCTGGTTGATCCATGGACACAAagacaaacaacaacaacaagacaGGTTCGTCTACAATGTCATCGGTGAAATGCGGTTATGCAACTCAGATATAACAGAGCATAAACCGGAAAACATCTCTTGTGTGATGAGAGAATCAGTGCTCGTTGATGAAACAGAGGAGCAAGTAAAAGGGAGGAAAGAGGTTGCAGCCGTGGTGATCAAGAAAGGAGAAACGACAGTGATAATTCCAGGTGGCGTTCACAGTATCCCGGAGAAAGGAGAACCGACGACGTTGATTAGAAGGTGGAGATCGGGAGGGTGTTGCGACTGCGGTGGCTGGGATGTgggatgtaaactccatgtcctctcCAACAATACACTCCTCCATGATTTTGACCAAACCTTCACACTTTTCGATCAGG is a window of Brassica napus cultivar Da-Ae unplaced genomic scaffold, Da-Ae ScsIHWf_542;HRSCAF=815, whole genome shotgun sequence DNA encoding:
- the LOC106435862 gene encoding uncharacterized protein LOC106435862, with protein sequence MGDHRKECDEVVKYMSKLPPYLQGGEEESNVLNVGVLDWSRLEKWKQKCERRVSSTTTTTLATLPNASSHRIHRCKIGDHQVHAGSNLRKKVKASRDLQLGVRCNSEFASSSRDSPNKQEMPTCSYNKSSARDEERVNKSRRSPSSSGLLSTMGNSWGSLGTKETEKRAQEEAKESRKQCVVDKLNREDKTVVLLRSRRSTLSSQPPPLDHNASKVAASELLDSSSLQLTSRLPPRSCPLSFHFGRDSEDIMLLPLLGGVDLSPSSGTTRHSKTASSRIFDQQDKIRHDNTSPSKRFSFSFGRLSRSFTFREDSSATDSMRFDGLACPSHQSSNTEEEKHNTHGGGSRVSPLRRLLDPLLMKPKVSTSSNQDEKKKQSRTRALLQLTIRNGIPLFQFVVDDDNLNNKSRSILGATMKSSDSSFKDEDSVKYCTFYSVNEVKKKKSGSWLIHGHKDKQQQQDRFVYNVIGEMRLCNSDITEHKPENISCVMRESVLVDETEEQVKGRKEVAAVVIKKGETTVIIPGGVHSIPEKGEPTTLIRRWRSGGCCDCGGWDVGCKLHVLSNNTLLHDFDQTFTLFDQEESDKNTGPVLGMTELKTGMYRVEFGSFLSHLQAFFVCVTVVTCASEEETVSKTTAKTSSPFAPPLSPVGRA